The following DNA comes from Desulfovibrio sp. X2.
AAGGGGGAAACAGGGGGGAGAGGGGAAAAATAAGCGCTTTCAGGGACCAAACTCCGCCAAGAGCGGGCTCAGAAACGGATTTCGAAGCCGAGAAGCCCGTCCGGCAGGGAGTATGGGGCACAGGTGATCCGGCTCACCCGGCCGTAGGGCGAGCCTTCCTCGCCGAGCCAGCGCTCGAACTCGTCCATGGCCCCGGGGGTGCCGGAAAAGACCGTCTCCACCCGGCCGTCGGGCAGGTTGCGCACGAAGCCGGAAAGGCCCAGGGAACGCGCCTTGTCGCGCGAGAAGGCGCGGAAGGCCACGCCCTGCACCAGGCCCTCGACGATGCAGCGCCGCGCCTCGGGCATCAGAGCATGCCCTCCTGCTGGAAGCTGTAGAAGGCGTGGTCCGTGACGATGATGTGGTCGAGCACGCGCATGCCGAGGTCCGTGGCCGCGCGCACCATGCGCCGCGTCAGCTCCACGTCCTGGGCCGAGGGGCGGGGGTCGCCGCCGGGGTGGTTGTGCACCAGGACCATGCCGCTGGCCTTGAGTTCCAGGGCGCGCGAGAAGACCTCGCGAGGGTAGACGATGGTCTGGTCCACCGTGCCCTGGCTCGCGCGCTCCCAGGCCAGGAGGCGGTTCTTGTTGTCCACAAGCGCCACCCAGAACTCCTCGCGGCGGTAGGGCCCTAGCCGGGCCTTGGCCAGCTCGGCCACGTTCTCCGGCCCCTGGATGACCACGCGGTCGGCCACGGGCGCCTCGTGCAGCCTGGCCCAGGTCTCGCGCCACAGCAGCCAGAAGTCCGCCGTGGCGTCGCCGAAGCCGTCGAGGTCGCGCAGCTCGGCCGGGTCGGCTAGGAAGACGCCGCGCAGGGTCTTGTGGCGGGCGAGCAGCTCCTTGGCCAGGGGCTTGGTGTCCCCGCGCCGGATGACTAGGCCGAGGAGCAGTTCGAGGATCTCGTAGTCGGCCAGCTGCCTGGGCTCGCGGGCCAGACGCTCGCGCAGCCGCTGGCGGTGGCCGTGATAGTGGGGCTGGCGCGTGCTCATGCGCCCCCGCCGCGGCCCGTGCCCCCGCCCGTCCTGCCATGCGTCGGGCCATGAGTCGGGCCATGCGGAGCAGGGGCGAAGAGCCGGGCGAGCCCGGCCACGAGGCGCTCGAGCGCCTGGGCCTCGCTCTGCTCGCCGGACTTCACGCCGTGCTCCGCCTCCATGGCCAGGCCGAAGATGGCGGCCACGCGCCCGGGCCCGGCCCGCTTGGCCGCGGGCACCTTCTTGCGCACCATCCAGTCCGGCAGGCCGCTGTTCTCGCCGTTTATGATCATCCACATCTGCCGCGCCTCGCGCACGAGGCCCGCGAGGAGGGGGAAGAGCAGGCCGTCGGAGGAGGAGCGCTCGCGCAGCACCTCGCGCCAGAGCGTGGTGGAAAGGCGGCCGCCTATGAGCGATTCGAGCATGGTCCAGGGATCCATGGAGGCCTCGGCGGCCACCAGGGAGAGGTCGTTCGGGCCGATCTCGCGCCGCTCGCCCAGCGAGAGCTCGAGCTTGGCGAGCTCGGTGTCCACGGCCGCGGCGTCCGGCGGCAGGCAGGCCGCCAGGGCCTGCAGGGCCTCGGGTCTGACGGCGATGCCCCTGTCCGCGGCCCAGGCGCGCACGTAGTCGGGCAGGGTGCGTTCCGTGAGCCCCGGGGATTCCCAGACCCAGCCCTGCTTCTCGGCAAAGGCCCAGAACTTCTGCTTCTTGAGGACGGCGGGGATCTTCGGCTTGCCCCGCTCCCAGGCGCTCTCCACGCAGAAGAGCGGCCAGGCCGAGGGATTGAAGCCCGCGAGCACGGGGGAGAGGCGGGCGAGCTCGCGCACGGGCAGGGCCTCGGCGCGGCGCACGACCACGGCCGCGCCGCCGCCCAGCAGCCCCTGGCTCGTGAGGTCCTGCCAGAAGGCGGGCGGCAGTTCCTCGTCGCCCCAGTAGACGCGGCGCGAAAGCCCTGCGCCCTCGAGCATGTCGGAGACGCGGCGCCGGATCAGTTCGCTGTCCGGACAGACGAGGAAGCTGAATCCGGGGCGGGTCATGGTCGCGTGGGTCTCCGATCAGTAGGCGTTGTAAAGCTGGTCCACGAGTCGCCTGACGGCTTCGTCCAGGGCGCGCTCCTGGGCCGACTGCACGTCGCTCGAGGTGTAGGCCTCGGAATAGCTGACCTGGCCTTCCCAGAGGCGGCTGTTGTCCGTGCGGCGGTAGTAGGTCGCGTAGAGGGTCACGCTGGCGCTGTACTCCAGGGTCTCCTCCTGCTTGTTCTGCAGCGAAGTATGGATGTAGAAGCGCTTGATGGTCAGGTCCACGACCGCGTCGGCCTGTTCCTTGTCCGTCCATTTGAGTACGTCACGCTGCGAGATCTCGTCGCGGTAGTTCGAGATGGCCCGCGCGGGCAGCCAGGTGTACATGGTCGGGTTCGTGACCTTGCGGATGGCTATGGTGTGCACGTCGGGCGGCAGGGCGAGCTTGGCGGTCTTGGGCGTGAAGCCGTAGCGGGCGCAGCCGGGAAGGACGAGGAGCGCGGTCGCGAGCAGCACCCCCGCGAGGACGCGCGGGAAGCCGCCGCGCCTCATCCTGGCGCCGCGCGGGGCGGCGCCGGGCGCCGGGGCAACGTTCAAGACCGCCTCCTGCATGGGCTCACGCTACAACGATGTTCACCAGTTTGCCAGGGATGACCACGACCTTTTTCACGGTCTTGCCTTCCACGTGGCGGGTCACGTTGGGCTCGGAGAAGGCGAGCTTCTCGATCTCCTCCTTGCCCGCGTCGGCCGGAACCGTCAGGCGGCCGCGCAGCTTGCCGTTGACCTGCACCACGACCTCGACCTCGTCGCGCACGAGCGCCTTCTCGTCGTAGGCGGGCCAGGGCAGCTCGGAGACGAGGCCCTGGTTGCCGAGCCTGGTCCAGATCTCCTGGCAGATGTGCGGGGTCATGGGCGAGAGCACGGTCAGCACCGAGGCCAGGGCCGAGGAGAGCACGGCGCGTCCGCTCTCGGTCTCCTTCAGCGCGTCCTTGGCCTGGTAGAGGTCGTTCACCAGCTCCATGACCGCGGAGATGGCGGTGTTGAACTGGAATCCCCGCTCCAGGTCCGCGGCGATCTTCCTGACGGTCTCGTGCTCCTTGCGGCGCAGGTCCTTGCCCGCGGCGTCGATGGCGGACGGGGCAGGGGCGCAGGCGACGCTCGGAGCGGTCACGTCGGCCAGCTCCTCGGCCAGGCGCCAGATGCGGCCCAGGAACCTGCCCGCTCCCTCCACGCCGGTCTCGTGCCAGTCGAGGTCCTTTTCCGGCGGCGCGGCGAAGAGCATGAACAGGCGGGTGGTGTCCGCGCCGTGCCGGGCGACCATCTCGCCGGGGTCCACGATGTTGCCCTTGGACTTGGACATCTTGGCCCCGTCCTTGAGCACCATGCCCTGGGTCAGGAGCGCCTTGAAGGGCTCGTTCTCGGCCGTGTAGCCCAGGTCGCGCAGCGCCTTCACGAAGAAGCGGGCGTAGAGCAGGTGCAGGATGGCGTGCTCGATGCCGCCGATGTACTGGTCCACGGGCATCCAGTAGTCCAGCGCGGGGCGGTCGAAGGGCGCGTCGGCCACGGTCGGGGAGGCGTAGCGCATGAAGTACCAGGAGGACTCCATGAAGGTGTCGAATGTGTCGGTCTCGCGCCGGGCCGCTCCGCCGCACTTGGGGCAGGTCGTCTGCAGGAACGATTCCGTGACCGTGAGCGGCGAGCGGCCGTCCGGCAGGGTCTGCAGGTCCTCGGGCAGGACCACGGGCAGGTCCTTCTCCGGCACGGGCACCATGCCGCAGGACTCGCAGTAGACCACGGGTATGGGCGCGCCCCAGTAGCGCTGGCGGCTGACGTTCCAGTCGCGCAGGCGGTAGTTGACCGTGGTCTTGCCGATCCCCTTGGCCGCGAGGTGGTCGGTGACGGCCTTCTTGGCCTCCTCGTTGGGCAGGCCGGAGAACTCGCCCGAGTCCACGAGCACGCCAGGCTCGGTGTAGGCCTGGGCCATG
Coding sequences within:
- a CDS encoding acylphosphatase, producing MPEARRCIVEGLVQGVAFRAFSRDKARSLGLSGFVRNLPDGRVETVFSGTPGAMDEFERWLGEEGSPYGRVSRITCAPYSLPDGLLGFEIRF
- the radC gene encoding DNA repair protein RadC, whose protein sequence is MSTRQPHYHGHRQRLRERLAREPRQLADYEILELLLGLVIRRGDTKPLAKELLARHKTLRGVFLADPAELRDLDGFGDATADFWLLWRETWARLHEAPVADRVVIQGPENVAELAKARLGPYRREEFWVALVDNKNRLLAWERASQGTVDQTIVYPREVFSRALELKASGMVLVHNHPGGDPRPSAQDVELTRRMVRAATDLGMRVLDHIIVTDHAFYSFQQEGML
- a CDS encoding DNA polymerase III subunit delta, whose product is MTRPGFSFLVCPDSELIRRRVSDMLEGAGLSRRVYWGDEELPPAFWQDLTSQGLLGGGAAVVVRRAEALPVRELARLSPVLAGFNPSAWPLFCVESAWERGKPKIPAVLKKQKFWAFAEKQGWVWESPGLTERTLPDYVRAWAADRGIAVRPEALQALAACLPPDAAAVDTELAKLELSLGERREIGPNDLSLVAAEASMDPWTMLESLIGGRLSTTLWREVLRERSSSDGLLFPLLAGLVREARQMWMIINGENSGLPDWMVRKKVPAAKRAGPGRVAAIFGLAMEAEHGVKSGEQSEAQALERLVAGLARLFAPAPHGPTHGPTHGRTGGGTGRGGGA
- the lptE gene encoding LPS assembly lipoprotein LptE, translated to MNVAPAPGAAPRGARMRRGGFPRVLAGVLLATALLVLPGCARYGFTPKTAKLALPPDVHTIAIRKVTNPTMYTWLPARAISNYRDEISQRDVLKWTDKEQADAVVDLTIKRFYIHTSLQNKQEETLEYSASVTLYATYYRRTDNSRLWEGQVSYSEAYTSSDVQSAQERALDEAVRRLVDQLYNAY
- the leuS gene encoding leucine--tRNA ligase; its protein translation is MRFGKYDPEEIETRWQKDWADRDLFVAPDCADKPKYYVLEMFPYPSGKIHMGHVRVYTIGDVVARYMRMKGFNVLHPMGWDAFGLPAENAAIKHGIPPASWTYANIADMRAQLMRMGYSLDWKREVTTCRPEYYRWEQLFFLKFLEKGLIYRKNSPVNWCPDCHTVLANEQVEDGKCWRCDAEVQNRDMEQWFLRITDYAEELLDWLDKLGEGWPERVLTMQRNWIGKSLGSELTFQVEGMDEGVTVFTTRPDTLYGATFMSLAAEHPLIEKLVAGRPEKAAVDEFCAKVRNMDRIKRTADDLEKEGVFTGAYCINPVTGARMPIWVANFVLMGYGTGAVMAVPAHDQRDFEFSAKYNLPRKVVIQPAEGGLAADLMAQAYTEPGVLVDSGEFSGLPNEEAKKAVTDHLAAKGIGKTTVNYRLRDWNVSRQRYWGAPIPVVYCESCGMVPVPEKDLPVVLPEDLQTLPDGRSPLTVTESFLQTTCPKCGGAARRETDTFDTFMESSWYFMRYASPTVADAPFDRPALDYWMPVDQYIGGIEHAILHLLYARFFVKALRDLGYTAENEPFKALLTQGMVLKDGAKMSKSKGNIVDPGEMVARHGADTTRLFMLFAAPPEKDLDWHETGVEGAGRFLGRIWRLAEELADVTAPSVACAPAPSAIDAAGKDLRRKEHETVRKIAADLERGFQFNTAISAVMELVNDLYQAKDALKETESGRAVLSSALASVLTVLSPMTPHICQEIWTRLGNQGLVSELPWPAYDEKALVRDEVEVVVQVNGKLRGRLTVPADAGKEEIEKLAFSEPNVTRHVEGKTVKKVVVIPGKLVNIVVA